A stretch of the Salmo salar chromosome ssa20, Ssal_v3.1, whole genome shotgun sequence genome encodes the following:
- the LOC106581083 gene encoding lens fiber membrane intrinsic protein isoform X1, protein MTEERGQKRNRSVMSGVLGRMYSFMGGGLFCAGVGNILLIISTATDYWMQYRQSNNYMHQGLWRYCVPGKCMTHTDSIAYWDATRAFMILSLLACFLGIVIGVMAFIRSSSFSGFDKTFAAGILFFISCFFVLLAMAVYTGVTVNYYGKRYGNWRFSWSYIMGWVAVVLTFFSGIFYMCAYRMHECPRNSNSR, encoded by the exons atgacagaagagagaggacagaagagaaacAGATCAGTCATGTCAGG TGTGCTTGGCAGGATGTACAGCTTCATGGGCGGTGGGTTGTTCTGCGCTGGAGTCGGGAACATACTCCTTATTATCTCCACAGCAACCGATTACTGGATGCAGTACCGTCAATCCAACAACTATATGCATCAGGGCCTGTGGCGCTACTGTGTGCCTGGGAAATGCATGACACACACAGATAGCATTG CGTACTGGGATGCCACCCGTGCCTTTATGATCCTCTCCCTGCTGGCCTGCTTCCTTGGCATCGTGATCGGCGTCATGGCCTTCATACGCTCCTCCTCCTTCAGTGGGTTTGACAAGACGTTTGCTGCCGGCATCCTCTTCTTCATCTCCT GCTTCTTTGTGCTGCTGGCGATGGCTGTGTACACTGGGGTGACGGTGAATTACTACGGGAAACGATACGGGAACTGGCGCTTCTCCTGGTCCTACATCATGGGTTGGGTAGCCGTGGTCCTCACCTTCTTCTCAG GCATCTTCTACATGTGTGCCTACAGGATGCATGAATGCCCGAGAAACTCCAACTCCCGCTGA
- the LOC106581083 gene encoding lens fiber membrane intrinsic protein isoform X2 — MYSFMGGGLFCAGVGNILLIISTATDYWMQYRQSNNYMHQGLWRYCVPGKCMTHTDSIAYWDATRAFMILSLLACFLGIVIGVMAFIRSSSFSGFDKTFAAGILFFISCFFVLLAMAVYTGVTVNYYGKRYGNWRFSWSYIMGWVAVVLTFFSGIFYMCAYRMHECPRNSNSR, encoded by the exons ATGTACAGCTTCATGGGCGGTGGGTTGTTCTGCGCTGGAGTCGGGAACATACTCCTTATTATCTCCACAGCAACCGATTACTGGATGCAGTACCGTCAATCCAACAACTATATGCATCAGGGCCTGTGGCGCTACTGTGTGCCTGGGAAATGCATGACACACACAGATAGCATTG CGTACTGGGATGCCACCCGTGCCTTTATGATCCTCTCCCTGCTGGCCTGCTTCCTTGGCATCGTGATCGGCGTCATGGCCTTCATACGCTCCTCCTCCTTCAGTGGGTTTGACAAGACGTTTGCTGCCGGCATCCTCTTCTTCATCTCCT GCTTCTTTGTGCTGCTGGCGATGGCTGTGTACACTGGGGTGACGGTGAATTACTACGGGAAACGATACGGGAACTGGCGCTTCTCCTGGTCCTACATCATGGGTTGGGTAGCCGTGGTCCTCACCTTCTTCTCAG GCATCTTCTACATGTGTGCCTACAGGATGCATGAATGCCCGAGAAACTCCAACTCCCGCTGA
- the hsp7c gene encoding Heat shock cognate 71 kDa protein, whose translation MSKGPAVGIDLGTTYSCVGVFQHGKVEIIANDQGNRTTPSYVAFTDTERLIGDAAKNQVAMNPTNTVFDAKRLIGRKFDDSVVQADMKHWPFTVINDSTRPKVQVEYKGGHRAHGPGG comes from the exons ATGTCAAAGGGACCAGCAGTTGGCATTGACCTGGGCACCACCTACtcctgtgtgggtgtgtttcagCATGGCAAAGTGGAGATCATAGCCAACGACCAGGGAAACAGGACCACACCCAGTTATGTCGCCTTCACAGACACAGAAAGGCTGATTGGGGACGCAGCCAAGAACCAAGTGGCCATGAACCCCACAAACACAGTGTTTG ATGCTAAGCGGCTGATAGGGCGGAAGTTTGACGACAGTGTCGTCCAGGCAGACATGAAACACTGGCCGTTTACAGTGATCAACGACTCGACACGGCCCAAGGTCCAAGTGGAGTACAAGG GAGGACATAGAGCGCATGGTCCAGGAGGCTGA